In the Corvus cornix cornix isolate S_Up_H32 chromosome 20, ASM73873v5, whole genome shotgun sequence genome, one interval contains:
- the CTSA gene encoding lysosomal protective protein — protein sequence MCPPPPPPGSAAPGAAAMGPVLPSLLLLLGLGWAAPPDHEVTYLPGLSKQPSFRHFSGYLCAGPGKYLHYWFVEAQSNPQSSPLVLWLNGGPGCSSMEGFLKEHGPFLIQPDGVTLKYNEYAWNKIANILYVESPAGVGFSYSDDKKYGTNDTEVAHNNYLALKDFLRLFPEYSKNDLFLTGESYGGVYIPTLAEWVMQDPSLNLKGIAVGNGLSSYEINDNSLVYFAYYHGLLGTELWKDLQAFCCSQGKCNFHDNSNLNCTLKMGEMIQIVEESGLNIYNLYAPCDGGVPGSMRYEGDYLITHDLGNSFIRMPLRFSWRQNLFRMPVARKKVRMDPPCTNSTAPSMYLNSPEVRKALHISPEAPEWQVCSFDVNRNYKRLYMQMNEQYLKLLGATKYRILVYNGDVDMACNFLGDEWFVDSLCQKVQVARRPWLYTENGENQIGGFVKEFTNIAFLTVKGAGHMVPTDRPLAAFTMFCRFIKNQPY from the exons ATGTgcccgccgccaccgccgcctGGGAGCGCCGCGCCGGGAGCGGCCGCG ATGGGGCCGGTGTTGCCgtcgctgctgctgctgctggggttggGCTGGGCCGCCCCCCCGGACCACGAGGTGACGTACCTGCCCGGGCTGTCCAAGCAGCCCTCCTTCCGCCACTTCTCGGGCTACCTCTGCGCCGGGCCGGGCAAGTACCTGCACTACTG GTTCGTGGAGGCCCAGAGCAATCCCCAGAGCAGCCCCCTGGTGCTGTGGCTGAACGGgggccctggctgcagctccatggAGGGCTTCCTCAAGGAGCATGGCCCCTTCCTG ATCCAGCCCGATGGGGTCACACTGAAGTACAATGAATACGCGTGGAACAag ATTGCCAACATCCTCTACGTGGAGTCTCCTGCTGGTGTTGGCTTCTCATACTCCGATGACAAGAAGTATGGCACAAATGACACGGAG GTTGCTCACAACAATTACCTGGCACTGAAGGACTTCCTCCGGCTCTTCCCTGAGTACTCCAAGAACGATCTCTTCCTCACAGGGGAGAGCTATGGAGGGGTCTACATCCCCACACTGGCAGAGTGGGTGATGCAGGACCCCAGCCTCAACCTGAAG GGAATCGCTGTGGGAAACGGCCTCTCATCTTATGAGATCAATGACAACTCCCTGGTTTACTTTGCCTATTACCACGGGCTGCTGGGGACCGA GCTGTGGAAAGACCTGCAGgccttctgctgctcccaggggaagTGCAACTTCCATGACAACTCCAACCTGAACTGCACGCTCAAG ATGGGGGAGATGATTCAGATTGTAGAGGAGTCTGGCCTCAATATCTACAACCTCTATGCCCCGTGTGATGGAGGTGTCCCAGGGAGCATGAG GTATGAGGGTGATTATCTCATCACGCATGACCTGGGCAACTCCTTCATCCGGATGCCACTGAGGTTCTCTTGGCGGCAG AACCTGTTCCGAATGCCAGTAGCCCGAAAGAAGGTCCGGATGGACCCACCCTGCACCAACTCCACAGCCCCTAGCATGTATCTGAACTCCCCCGAGGTGCGGAAGGCTCTGCACATCTCCCCCGAGGCCCCAGAGTGGCAGGTGTGCAG CTTCGACGTGAACCGCAACTACAAGCGCCTGTACATGCAGATGAATGAGCAGTACCTCAAGCTGCTTGGAGCCACG AAATACCGGATCCTGGTGTACAATGGGGACGTCGACATGGCTTGCAACTTCCTTGGGGATGAGTGGTTTGTGGATTCCCTGTGCCAGAAG GTGCAGGTGGCTCGCCGGCCCTGGCTCTACACTGAAAACGGCGAGAACCAGATCGGTGGCTTCGTGAAGGAATTCACCAACATCGCTTTTCTCACTGTCAAG GGAGCTGGCCACATGGTGCCCACAGACCGGCCGCTTGCTGCCTTCACCATGTTCTGCCGCTTCATTAAGAACCAGCCTTACTAA
- the NEURL2 gene encoding LOW QUALITY PROTEIN: neuralized-like protein 2 (The sequence of the model RefSeq protein was modified relative to this genomic sequence to represent the inferred CDS: inserted 1 base in 1 codon), translated as MAARCRLAARFHHIHGTNIRLDASHTQATRVESFANGLCFSQEPLAPGQIFLVEIEEKELGWCGHLRVGLTAHDPQSLEVVPEYSLPDLVNMGDTWVFAITRSHNRVVLEGEEAQARGRPWEPFLLIARVRIPRDTLVGRSRPGRYSHILDDLYKMNVLPATARRSRIGVLYXPQPDGTADMHIVINGEDMGPSARGLPTTRPLYAVIDVFASTKSVRVIPVDYGFPSLQTLCRLVIQKHIVHRLAIDGLDLPPLLKSFCQHE; from the exons ATGGCTGCCCGGTGCCGGCTTGCTGCACGCTTCCACCACATCCACGGCACCAACATTCGCCTGGATGCCTCACACACGCAAGCCACCCGGGTGGAGAGCTTCGCCAACGGGCTCTGCTTCAGCCAGGAGCCTCTGGCACCCGGGCAGATCTTCCTGGTGGAGAttgaggagaaggagctgggctggtgcGGGCACCTGCGCGTGGGGCTGACGGCCCACGACCCCCAGAGCCTGGAGGTAGTGCCTGAGTACTCGCTGCCGGACCTGGTCAACATGGGGGACACCTGGGTGTTCGCCATTACCCGGAGCCACAACCGCGTGGTGTTGGAGGGGGAGGAGGCACAGGCGCGGGGGCGCCCCTGGGAGCCCTTCCTGCTGATCGCACGGGTGCGCATCCCCCGTGACACGCTGGTGGGGCGCAGCCGGCCTGGCCGCTACAGCCACATCCTGGACGACCTGTACAAGATGAACGTGCTGCCCGCGACCGCCCGGCGCAGCCGCATCGGGGTGCTGT GCCCGCAGCCTGACGGCACTGCCGACATGCACATCGTCATCAACGGCGAGGACATGGGGCCGAGCGCCAGGGGCCTGCCCACCACCCGCCCGCTCTACGCCGTCATCGATGTCTTTGCCTCCACCAAGAGTGTCCGGGTCATCCCGGTGGATTATGGCT TTCCTTCCCTGCAGACGCTGTGCCGGCTGGTTATCCAGAAACACATTGTGCACCGCCTGGCCATCGATGGCCTGGACCTTCCCCCGCTGCTCAAGAGCTTCTGCCAACATGAGTGA
- the ZSWIM1 gene encoding LOW QUALITY PROTEIN: zinc finger SWIM domain-containing protein 1 (The sequence of the model RefSeq protein was modified relative to this genomic sequence to represent the inferred CDS: inserted 1 base in 1 codon; substituted 1 base at 1 genomic stop codon), with protein MEGGGGDSQARTGARRPLWVAATPRGAAGVPGPVRCTAAAAGGARALRCRRGGRCRVPCVGAHRPWQAAAERGRDRGRAAMSPPVAAARSGPALPAQAALVRAFPVAAVQLSAFPVCQWLQQLCLELHTECLAVTAARKATGAGTESHRQELLAVLRDLITPDLLPQLHLHWLLEDGIWATHREGSCGESSDCFMELEVVIQGFSQIFSAGLSLDSCITTVAQHYKECVSKIPPDGLTFSAPHPDHCAAQAAPQSLPTSDLPLAPLVCQGNTSRSAGQASPTAAAAQQKQQPVSASLAAVESRDHSPESTSSSAARKLSVPVRSCLVVKLEATETSENDSEDEITQRTEEGIRQSLSDICTEAAARLCLTELAVVQKSMQLIGTGYSVQILEDACPVGIFQEGPSSYTCYFNQTFQLPCWHILAVLLNSNRKPLQREMLSRAWERGCDHQAGXDSAHALLEVPKRSWSKSLDISLVVSFLTAEISQLPAXSSEEFEHRTLWELADSWIWPYVELKL; from the exons atggagggaggagggggggaCAGCCAGGCAAGAACCGGTGCCCGCAGGCCCCTCTGGGTAGCGGCCACACCGAGGGGCGCTGCCGGCGTCCCCGGCCCGGTGCGATGCACAGCGGCCGCTGCGGGCGGCGCCCGAGCGCTCCGGTGCCGCCGCGGCGGGCGGTGCCGAGTGCCGTGTGTCGGTGCACATCGGCCGTGGCAggcggcggcggagcgcggCAGGGACCGGGGACGCGCCGCGATGTCCCCGCCGGTAGCGGCAGCCCGGAGCGGGCCCGCACTGCCGGCCCAAGCCGCGCTGGTCCGCGCCTTCCCGGTGGCCGCGGTGCAGCTCTCCGCGTTCCCCGTCTgccagtggctgcagcagctaTGCCTGGAGCTCCACACCGAGTGCCTGGCCGTGACCGCCGCCAGGAAGGCCACGGGTGCAGGCACTGAGAGCCACCGGCAGGAGCTGCTCGCCGTCCTGAGAGACCTCATCACTCCGGACTTGCTGCCTCAGCTCCACCTTCACTGGCTGCTCGAGGATGGGATTTGGGCCACGCACAGGGAGGGGAGCTGCGGGGAGAGCAGTGACTGCTTCATGGAGCTGGAGGTTGTCATCCAGGGGTTTAGCCAGATTTTTAGTGCTGGGCTCTCTCTGGATAGCTGCATCACTACCGTGGCCCAGCACTATAAAGAATGTGTTTCTAAGATCCCTCCTGATGGCTTGACAttctctgctccccatcctgATCACTGTGCTGCTCAGGCAGCTCCCCAAAGTCTGCCTACTTCAGACTTGCCTCTTGCCCCTCTGGTGTGCCAGGGTAACACATCCCGGAGCGCTGGCCAGGCTTCCCCCACTGcggcagcagctcagcagaagcagcagcctgtgtcAGCCTCTCTTGCAGCTGTTGAGAGTCGTGATCATTCTCCAGAgtccaccagcagctctgcag CCCGCAAGCTCTCAGTCCCTGTTAGATCCTGTCTCGTGGTGAAACTGGAGGCCACAGAAACCTCAGAGAATGATAGCGAGGATGAGATTACCCAGAGGACTGAAGAAGGCATCAGGCAATCTTTGAGTGACATTTGCACGgaggctgctgccaggctgtgcctgacTGAGCTGGCAGTGGTTCAAAAGTCCATGCAGCTGATTGGCACTGGGTACAGTGTACAGATCCTGGAGGATGCCTGCCCTGTGGGCATCTTCCAGGAAGGCCCAAGCAGCTACACTTGCTACTTCAACCAGACcttccagctgccctgctggcacatcttggctgtgctgctgaattCAAACAGGAAGCCCTTGCAGAGGGAGATGCTCAGCAGAGCATGGGAGAGGGGATGTGATCATCAGGCTGGATGAGACAGTGCTCATGCCCTCTTGGAAGTCCCAAAGAGGTCCTGGAGCAAGTCTTTGGATATATCCCTGGTGGTGTCCTTCCTCACGGCAGAAATCAGCCAGCTGCCTG ACAGTAGTGAGGAGTTTGAGCACAGGACTCTGTGGGAGCTGGCTGACAGCTGGATCTGGCCCTACGTTGAGTTGAAGCTCTAG
- the ZSWIM3 gene encoding zinc finger SWIM domain-containing protein 3 isoform X1 — MELGARFLPYKGCLYGLWSCVPVRSHNRQHGTAVRQDVRFIQVKFGGAQIQKYSEKRKNNHPSLCPAYFVLQYKEGIDQLVISEVNNHHAHTCTGCSTRQHRDKATLEAADRGHRKWCHGEQGLTHGHGTPVDGVPCSKHGSHTP, encoded by the exons ATGGAGCTGGGCGCCCGCTTCCTCCCCTACAAGGGCTGCCTCTACGGGCTGTGGAGCTGCGTCCCGGTGCGCAGCCACAACCGGCAGCACGGCACCGCTGTCCGACAGGACGTCAG GTTCATACAGGTGAAGTTTGGAGGTGCCCAGATCCAAAAATATAGcgagaagagaaaaaataatcatcCCAGCTTGTGCCCAGCCTATTTTGTGCTGCAGTACAAGGAGGGCATAGACCAACTCGTGATCAGTGAGGTGAACAACCACCATGCCCACACGTGCACAGGGTGTTCCACTAGACAGCACCGTGACAAAGCCACATTGGAAGCGGCAGATCGGGGACACCGAAAGTGGTGCCATGGCGAGCAAGGACTCACACATGGTCATGGGACACCGGTGGATGGTGTGCCCTGCTCCAAGCACGGCTCCCACACTCCCTGA
- the ZSWIM3 gene encoding zinc finger SWIM domain-containing protein 3 isoform X2, whose amino-acid sequence MELGARFLPYKGCLYGLWSCVPVRSHNRQHGTAVRQDVSSSIKTPVIGICSILQLSLPHCSGKVISGFLLGALDSTAFTSPSGCSDAVSFPS is encoded by the exons ATGGAGCTGGGCGCCCGCTTCCTCCCCTACAAGGGCTGCCTCTACGGGCTGTGGAGCTGCGTCCCGGTGCGCAGCCACAACCGGCAGCACGGCACCGCTGTCCGACAGGACGTCAG CTCAAGTATCAAGACTCCAGTCATCGGCATCTGCAGCATTCTCCAGCTGTCCTTACCTCACTGCAGTGGAAAGGTGATATCAGGTTTCCTTCTGGGAGCACTTGATTCCACAGCCTTCACTTCTCCAAGCGGGTGTAGTGACGCCGTTTCCTTTCCATCTTAG
- the ACOT8 gene encoding acyl-coenzyme A thioesterase 8, translating into MAVRASRVGGASWFAVRVGSRCRSRVAAVMGAAGGAGGAGAGPGSGSPPPGDLRSVLITSVLNLERLEVNLFRGRHHWVPATQRLFGGQIVGQALVAAARAVSRDEQVHSLHCYFVRAGDPKVPVLYEVERTRTGKSFSVRSVKAIQHGKPIFTCQASFQLSQASPVQHQFTMPAVPPPEELLTQEELIQKFLQNPNLAERYRKHLTKIQAEDVPIDIKPVNPPDMFSSEPQEPKLLFWVRARGYIGETDMKVHCCVAAYISDYAFLGTALLPHRQYCIKFMVSLDHSMWFHAPFRADHWMLYECESPWAGGCRGLVQGRLWRRDGVLAVTCTQEGVIRVEETPNQSKL; encoded by the exons ATGGCGGTCCGCGCCTCGCGGGTGGGCGGTGCTTCCTGGTTCGCCGTGCGGGTCGGGTCGCGGTGCCGGTCCCGGGTTGCGGCGGTGATGGGGGCTGCGGGCGGCGCCGGCGGGGCAGGAGCGGGGCCGGGATCCGGGTCGCCGCCGCCCGGAGACCTGCGCAGCGTGCTGATCACCAGCGTGCTGAACCTGGAGCGGCTGGAGGTCAACCTCTTCAG GGGCCGGCACCACTGGGTGCCCGCCACGCAGCGCCTCTTCGGCGGGCAGATCGTGGGGCAGGCGCTGGTGGCGGCCGCCCGCGCCGTGAGCCGCGACGAGCAGGTGCACTCGCTGCACTGCTACTTCGTGCGGGCAG GGGACCCCAAGGTGCCGGTGCTGTACGAAGTGGAGCGGACCCGTACAGGGAAGAGCTTCTCCGTTCGCTCTGTAAAGGCCATCCAGCATGGAAAGCCGATCTTCACCTGTCAGGCCTccttccagctctcccaggcaaGCCCAGTGCAGCACCAGTTCACCATGCCGGCCGTGCCGCCCCCCGAGGAGCTGCTGACACAGGAGGAGCTCATCCAGAAGTTTCTGCA gaatCCTAACTTGGCCGAGAGATACAGGAAGCATCTCACCAAGATCCAAGCCGAAGATGTGCCGATTGACATTAAACCCGTGAACCCACCAGATATGTTCAGCTCAGAGCCACAGGAGCCGAAGCTGCTCTTCTGGGTGCGAGCACGAGGCTACATAG GGGAGACTGACATGAAGGTGCACTGCTGTGTGGCCGCTTACATCTCTGACTACGCCTTCCTGGGCACGGCCCTGCTCCCGCACCGGCAGTACTGCATCAAGTTCATGGTGTCCCTTGACCATTCCATGTGGTTCCACGCACCCTTCAGAGCTGACCACTGGATGCTGTACGAGTGTGAGAGCCCCTGGGCTG GTGGGTGCCGGGGCTTGGTGCAGGGACGGCTGTGGCGCAGGGATGGGGTCCTGGCTGTCACCTGCACACAGGAAGGTGTCATCAGGGTGGAAGAGACACCAAACCAGAGCAAGCTCTAG
- the SNX21 gene encoding sorting nexin-21 isoform X1, with translation MAARILHRLRHALAGEGGREEPAGGGEAEDCPESSELEDDTEGLSTRLSGTLSFTSHEDEEEEEEGDGASEELEEPPQAPGAAAGTEDGGRVGLCGGASRRQPADPAAAGAVAEVAGQPGTAAAALRGHQRQRGQRALFQVRDEPQLYTIYLIRSGQFDKAPATIARRYSDFEQLNRRLRCRFSCDMASVAFPRKRLRRNFTAETIAKRSRAFEQFLSHLHSIDEIRRSPEFLEFFFLPDLQAAQRLTCTGMYREALATWANAYRLQDRLGVCSSGRFLLTLAGLAVCHQELDQLSEAHGCCEQALQLLEAQGSHPLLGPFLQAHIHLAWKVGRDKRRSEARLQDLWEAGLPVQQQPSLKECLIKEPLE, from the exons ATGGCCGCCCGCATCCTGCACCGGCTGCGGCACGCGCTGGCGGGCGAGGGCGGCCGGGAGGAgccggcgggcggcggcgaGGCCGAGGACTGCCCGGAGAGCTCGGAGCTGGAGGACGACACCGAAGGGCTGTCGACGCGCCTCAGCGGCACCCTGAGCTTCACCAGCCacgaggacgaggaggaggaggaggagggggacgGAGCTAgcgaggagctggaggagccgCCGCAGGCGCCGGGAGCGGCAGCAGGCACGGAGGACGGAGGCAG AGTGGGTCTCTGCGGCGGAGCGTCCCGGCGGCAGCCTGCTGACccggcagctgcaggagctgtggcgGAGGTCGCGGGGCAGCCTGGCACCGCAGCGGCTGCTCTTCGAGGTCACCAGCGCCAGCGTGGTCAGCGAGCGCTCTTCCAAGTACGTG ACGAGCCTCAG CTCTACACCATCTACCTGATCCGCTCTGGCCAGTTTGACAAGGCCCCTGCCACCATCGCCCGGCGCTACTCAGACTTTGAGCAGCTGAATCGCCGCCTGCGCTGCCGCTTCAGCTGTGATATGGCCAGCGTTGCCTTCCCCAGGAAGAGGCTGCGCCGGAACTTCACTGCTGAGACCATTGCTAAGCGGAGCCGAGCCTTCGAGCAGTTCCTGTCCCATCTGCACTCCATCGATGAGATCCGCCGCTCCCCTGAGTTCCTCGAGTTCTTCTTCCTGCCGGACCTGCAGGCTGCGCAGCGCCTGACCTGCACTGGCATGTACCGCGAGGCCCTGGCCACCTGGGCCAACGCCTACAGGCTGCAGGACCGGCTGGGGGTCTGCAGCTCCGGCCGCTTCCTGCTGACACTGGCTGGGCTGGCCGTCTGCCACCAGGAGCTGGACCAGCTCAGTGAAGCCCATGGCTGCTGCGAGCAGgcgctgcagctgctggaggctcAGGGCAGCCACCCACTCCTGGGACCCTTCCTGCAGGCCCACATCCACCTGGCCTGGAAGGTGGGCAGGGACAAGCGGCGCTCGGAGGCCCGGCTGCAGGACCTGTGGGAAGCTGGGCTGCCCGTGCAGCAGCAGCCTTCCCTGAAAGAATGCCTGATCAAGGAGCCTCTGGAATGA
- the SNX21 gene encoding sorting nexin-21 isoform X2 — protein MAARILHRLRHALAGEGGREEPAGGGEAEDCPESSELEDDTEGLSTRLSGTLSFTSHEDEEEEEEGDGASEELEEPPQAPGAAAGTEDGGRCWGEWVSAAERPGGSLLTRQLQELWRRSRGSLAPQRLLFEVTSASVVSERSSKYVLYTIYLIRSGQFDKAPATIARRYSDFEQLNRRLRCRFSCDMASVAFPRKRLRRNFTAETIAKRSRAFEQFLSHLHSIDEIRRSPEFLEFFFLPDLQAAQRLTCTGMYREALATWANAYRLQDRLGVCSSGRFLLTLAGLAVCHQELDQLSEAHGCCEQALQLLEAQGSHPLLGPFLQAHIHLAWKVGRDKRRSEARLQDLWEAGLPVQQQPSLKECLIKEPLE, from the exons ATGGCCGCCCGCATCCTGCACCGGCTGCGGCACGCGCTGGCGGGCGAGGGCGGCCGGGAGGAgccggcgggcggcggcgaGGCCGAGGACTGCCCGGAGAGCTCGGAGCTGGAGGACGACACCGAAGGGCTGTCGACGCGCCTCAGCGGCACCCTGAGCTTCACCAGCCacgaggacgaggaggaggaggaggagggggacgGAGCTAgcgaggagctggaggagccgCCGCAGGCGCCGGGAGCGGCAGCAGGCACGGAGGACGGAGGCAGGTGCTGGGGCG AGTGGGTCTCTGCGGCGGAGCGTCCCGGCGGCAGCCTGCTGACccggcagctgcaggagctgtggcgGAGGTCGCGGGGCAGCCTGGCACCGCAGCGGCTGCTCTTCGAGGTCACCAGCGCCAGCGTGGTCAGCGAGCGCTCTTCCAAGTACGTG CTCTACACCATCTACCTGATCCGCTCTGGCCAGTTTGACAAGGCCCCTGCCACCATCGCCCGGCGCTACTCAGACTTTGAGCAGCTGAATCGCCGCCTGCGCTGCCGCTTCAGCTGTGATATGGCCAGCGTTGCCTTCCCCAGGAAGAGGCTGCGCCGGAACTTCACTGCTGAGACCATTGCTAAGCGGAGCCGAGCCTTCGAGCAGTTCCTGTCCCATCTGCACTCCATCGATGAGATCCGCCGCTCCCCTGAGTTCCTCGAGTTCTTCTTCCTGCCGGACCTGCAGGCTGCGCAGCGCCTGACCTGCACTGGCATGTACCGCGAGGCCCTGGCCACCTGGGCCAACGCCTACAGGCTGCAGGACCGGCTGGGGGTCTGCAGCTCCGGCCGCTTCCTGCTGACACTGGCTGGGCTGGCCGTCTGCCACCAGGAGCTGGACCAGCTCAGTGAAGCCCATGGCTGCTGCGAGCAGgcgctgcagctgctggaggctcAGGGCAGCCACCCACTCCTGGGACCCTTCCTGCAGGCCCACATCCACCTGGCCTGGAAGGTGGGCAGGGACAAGCGGCGCTCGGAGGCCCGGCTGCAGGACCTGTGGGAAGCTGGGCTGCCCGTGCAGCAGCAGCCTTCCCTGAAAGAATGCCTGATCAAGGAGCCTCTGGAATGA
- the SNX21 gene encoding sorting nexin-21 isoform X3, translated as MAARILHRLRHALAGEGGREEPAGGGEAEDCPESSELEDDTEGLSTRLSGTLSFTSHEDEEEEEEGDGASEELEEPPQAPGAAAGTEDGEWVSAAERPGGSLLTRQLQELWRRSRGSLAPQRLLFEVTSASVVSERSSKYVLYTIYLIRSGQFDKAPATIARRYSDFEQLNRRLRCRFSCDMASVAFPRKRLRRNFTAETIAKRSRAFEQFLSHLHSIDEIRRSPEFLEFFFLPDLQAAQRLTCTGMYREALATWANAYRLQDRLGVCSSGRFLLTLAGLAVCHQELDQLSEAHGCCEQALQLLEAQGSHPLLGPFLQAHIHLAWKVGRDKRRSEARLQDLWEAGLPVQQQPSLKECLIKEPLE; from the exons ATGGCCGCCCGCATCCTGCACCGGCTGCGGCACGCGCTGGCGGGCGAGGGCGGCCGGGAGGAgccggcgggcggcggcgaGGCCGAGGACTGCCCGGAGAGCTCGGAGCTGGAGGACGACACCGAAGGGCTGTCGACGCGCCTCAGCGGCACCCTGAGCTTCACCAGCCacgaggacgaggaggaggaggaggagggggacgGAGCTAgcgaggagctggaggagccgCCGCAGGCGCCGGGAGCGGCAGCAGGCACGGAGGACGGAG AGTGGGTCTCTGCGGCGGAGCGTCCCGGCGGCAGCCTGCTGACccggcagctgcaggagctgtggcgGAGGTCGCGGGGCAGCCTGGCACCGCAGCGGCTGCTCTTCGAGGTCACCAGCGCCAGCGTGGTCAGCGAGCGCTCTTCCAAGTACGTG CTCTACACCATCTACCTGATCCGCTCTGGCCAGTTTGACAAGGCCCCTGCCACCATCGCCCGGCGCTACTCAGACTTTGAGCAGCTGAATCGCCGCCTGCGCTGCCGCTTCAGCTGTGATATGGCCAGCGTTGCCTTCCCCAGGAAGAGGCTGCGCCGGAACTTCACTGCTGAGACCATTGCTAAGCGGAGCCGAGCCTTCGAGCAGTTCCTGTCCCATCTGCACTCCATCGATGAGATCCGCCGCTCCCCTGAGTTCCTCGAGTTCTTCTTCCTGCCGGACCTGCAGGCTGCGCAGCGCCTGACCTGCACTGGCATGTACCGCGAGGCCCTGGCCACCTGGGCCAACGCCTACAGGCTGCAGGACCGGCTGGGGGTCTGCAGCTCCGGCCGCTTCCTGCTGACACTGGCTGGGCTGGCCGTCTGCCACCAGGAGCTGGACCAGCTCAGTGAAGCCCATGGCTGCTGCGAGCAGgcgctgcagctgctggaggctcAGGGCAGCCACCCACTCCTGGGACCCTTCCTGCAGGCCCACATCCACCTGGCCTGGAAGGTGGGCAGGGACAAGCGGCGCTCGGAGGCCCGGCTGCAGGACCTGTGGGAAGCTGGGCTGCCCGTGCAGCAGCAGCCTTCCCTGAAAGAATGCCTGATCAAGGAGCCTCTGGAATGA
- the SNX21 gene encoding sorting nexin-21 isoform X4: MAARILHRLRHALAGEGGREEPAGGGEAEDCPESSELEDDTEGLSTRLSGTLSFTSHEDEEEEEEGDGASEELEEPPQAPGAAAGTEDGGRVGLCGGASRRQPADPAAAGAVAEVAGQPGTAAAALRGHQRQRGQRALFQLYTIYLIRSGQFDKAPATIARRYSDFEQLNRRLRCRFSCDMASVAFPRKRLRRNFTAETIAKRSRAFEQFLSHLHSIDEIRRSPEFLEFFFLPDLQAAQRLTCTGMYREALATWANAYRLQDRLGVCSSGRFLLTLAGLAVCHQELDQLSEAHGCCEQALQLLEAQGSHPLLGPFLQAHIHLAWKVGRDKRRSEARLQDLWEAGLPVQQQPSLKECLIKEPLE; encoded by the exons ATGGCCGCCCGCATCCTGCACCGGCTGCGGCACGCGCTGGCGGGCGAGGGCGGCCGGGAGGAgccggcgggcggcggcgaGGCCGAGGACTGCCCGGAGAGCTCGGAGCTGGAGGACGACACCGAAGGGCTGTCGACGCGCCTCAGCGGCACCCTGAGCTTCACCAGCCacgaggacgaggaggaggaggaggagggggacgGAGCTAgcgaggagctggaggagccgCCGCAGGCGCCGGGAGCGGCAGCAGGCACGGAGGACGGAGGCAG AGTGGGTCTCTGCGGCGGAGCGTCCCGGCGGCAGCCTGCTGACccggcagctgcaggagctgtggcgGAGGTCGCGGGGCAGCCTGGCACCGCAGCGGCTGCTCTTCGAGGTCACCAGCGCCAGCGTGGTCAGCGAGCGCTCTTCCAA CTCTACACCATCTACCTGATCCGCTCTGGCCAGTTTGACAAGGCCCCTGCCACCATCGCCCGGCGCTACTCAGACTTTGAGCAGCTGAATCGCCGCCTGCGCTGCCGCTTCAGCTGTGATATGGCCAGCGTTGCCTTCCCCAGGAAGAGGCTGCGCCGGAACTTCACTGCTGAGACCATTGCTAAGCGGAGCCGAGCCTTCGAGCAGTTCCTGTCCCATCTGCACTCCATCGATGAGATCCGCCGCTCCCCTGAGTTCCTCGAGTTCTTCTTCCTGCCGGACCTGCAGGCTGCGCAGCGCCTGACCTGCACTGGCATGTACCGCGAGGCCCTGGCCACCTGGGCCAACGCCTACAGGCTGCAGGACCGGCTGGGGGTCTGCAGCTCCGGCCGCTTCCTGCTGACACTGGCTGGGCTGGCCGTCTGCCACCAGGAGCTGGACCAGCTCAGTGAAGCCCATGGCTGCTGCGAGCAGgcgctgcagctgctggaggctcAGGGCAGCCACCCACTCCTGGGACCCTTCCTGCAGGCCCACATCCACCTGGCCTGGAAGGTGGGCAGGGACAAGCGGCGCTCGGAGGCCCGGCTGCAGGACCTGTGGGAAGCTGGGCTGCCCGTGCAGCAGCAGCCTTCCCTGAAAGAATGCCTGATCAAGGAGCCTCTGGAATGA